One window from the genome of Aerosakkonema funiforme FACHB-1375 encodes:
- the pstC gene encoding phosphate ABC transporter permease subunit PstC produces MTDKSLHLSRQGQLSPKRIRNLREKAIEILLFLAAFSCVGITFEILYILVSESLVFFETVPLVKFLTDTQWTPLFSDAHYGILPLVSGTLVTTVVALLVAVPLGTISAIYLSEFADNRWRELIKPCLELLAGVPTVVYGYFALVFVTPLLQKLLPDLSGFNMLSAGLVMGIMIIPYVSSVSEDAMRAVPVQLREGSFAMGATRLQTALKVVFPAAFSGISAAYILGISRAVGETMVVAIAAGLQPNLTWNPMEPAATITAYIVQVSLGDLPHGTIGYQTIFAAGITLVFITLLLNIVGHFLTKRYREIY; encoded by the coding sequence ATGACAGACAAATCACTGCATCTATCCAGACAAGGGCAATTATCGCCAAAGCGAATACGCAATTTGCGAGAAAAGGCGATCGAGATTTTGTTGTTTTTGGCTGCCTTTTCTTGCGTAGGAATTACATTTGAGATACTTTACATTTTAGTTTCCGAATCTTTGGTTTTCTTCGAGACGGTTCCCCTAGTAAAATTCCTCACCGATACGCAATGGACGCCATTGTTTAGCGATGCCCACTACGGAATATTACCTTTAGTTTCAGGCACTTTGGTAACTACAGTTGTAGCTTTGCTAGTAGCAGTTCCGCTAGGTACTATTTCGGCAATTTACCTGAGCGAATTTGCCGATAATCGGTGGCGCGAATTAATCAAACCTTGTTTAGAATTGCTGGCGGGTGTTCCCACAGTAGTTTATGGCTATTTCGCACTGGTTTTCGTCACTCCCCTGTTGCAGAAATTACTGCCAGACCTCTCAGGTTTCAATATGTTGAGTGCGGGTTTAGTAATGGGAATTATGATTATTCCCTATGTCAGTTCTGTGAGCGAAGATGCCATGCGTGCCGTTCCCGTGCAATTGCGAGAAGGCTCTTTTGCTATGGGGGCAACTCGCCTGCAAACGGCTTTAAAAGTTGTATTTCCAGCGGCTTTTTCTGGAATTTCCGCTGCTTATATTCTGGGAATTTCTAGGGCAGTTGGGGAAACGATGGTTGTAGCGATCGCAGCTGGTTTGCAACCCAATCTTACCTGGAACCCAATGGAACCTGCCGCCACTATCACCGCTTACATTGTCCAAGTTAGTCTCGGCGACCTGCCTCACGGTACAATTGGATATCAAACAATTTTTGCTGCTGGCATCACGCTGGTTTTCATTACCCTACTTTTGAATATTGTCGGCCACTTTTTAACAAAACGTTATCGAGAAATTTATTAG